The following proteins are encoded in a genomic region of Catellatospora sp. TT07R-123:
- a CDS encoding GNAT family N-acetyltransferase: MTDELMIRETTLADVPELARIRTASYAWFTASVAAQENWFRTVPEASRPLRLLAEHEGRVAAFGMANLNLQTSVPNTGALTLVADPAFRGRGAGSALHSRLEAHLRDIGATRVHAWGNDDEATLAFAAHRGFTQGARDRFSQVDTRTLPPMPELPPDVRLISLAEAGPRTVYDLDQAASIDEPGDVSYDGTPYDLWLKRYWESPDQQHHVGTVAVVDGVAACATFMEADRAAGRGTSTGTCTLRDFRGRGLAKLVKSAALRKAAELGIHTAITCNDYENKPMLAVNDWLGYQVCAAEWSLLKEL, translated from the coding sequence GTGACCGACGAACTGATGATCCGCGAGACGACCCTGGCGGACGTACCCGAGCTGGCGCGCATCCGGACCGCCAGTTACGCCTGGTTCACCGCCAGCGTGGCCGCGCAGGAGAACTGGTTCCGGACCGTGCCCGAGGCCAGCCGCCCGCTGCGCCTGCTCGCCGAGCACGAGGGCCGCGTCGCCGCCTTCGGCATGGCGAACCTGAACCTGCAGACCTCGGTGCCGAACACCGGCGCGCTGACGCTGGTCGCCGACCCGGCCTTCCGGGGCCGGGGCGCCGGATCGGCGCTGCACAGCCGCCTGGAGGCGCACCTGCGCGACATCGGCGCGACCCGGGTGCACGCGTGGGGCAACGACGACGAGGCGACGCTCGCCTTCGCCGCCCACCGGGGCTTCACCCAGGGCGCCCGCGACCGCTTCTCCCAGGTGGACACCCGGACGCTGCCGCCGATGCCGGAGCTGCCGCCCGACGTGCGCCTGATCAGCCTCGCCGAGGCGGGCCCGCGCACCGTGTACGACCTCGACCAGGCCGCCTCGATCGACGAGCCCGGCGACGTGTCCTACGACGGCACGCCGTACGACCTGTGGCTCAAGCGGTACTGGGAGAGCCCCGACCAGCAGCACCACGTCGGCACCGTGGCCGTGGTCGACGGGGTGGCCGCGTGCGCGACGTTCATGGAGGCCGACCGGGCCGCCGGGCGCGGCACCTCGACCGGCACCTGCACCCTGCGCGACTTCCGCGGGCGCGGCCTGGCCAAGCTGGTCAAGTCCGCCGCCCTGCGCAAGGCCGCGGAGCTGGGCATCCATACCGCGATCACGTGCAACGACTACGAGAACAAGCCGATGCTGGCGGTCAACGACTGGCTCGGCTACCAGGTCTGCGCCGCCGAGTGGTCGCTGCTGAAGGAGCTGTGA
- a CDS encoding NUDIX hydrolase: MTLPKLRHSARAIVLDPDDRILLCRFDFDRPTGPFTVWATPGGGLDPGETLLDALHRELREETGLVLSTEPPHVWHQVVVQPGHANGHDGVINDYFLVRAEAFTPRGAMTDAELADEHIFGWRWWSPAELGAYTGPAVFSPRDMATLLAALLADGVPAEPVPLGL; this comes from the coding sequence ATGACCTTGCCGAAGCTGCGCCACTCGGCACGCGCGATCGTGCTGGACCCCGACGACCGCATCCTGCTGTGCCGGTTCGACTTCGACCGGCCGACGGGGCCGTTCACCGTGTGGGCCACCCCCGGCGGCGGGCTCGACCCCGGTGAGACGCTGCTCGACGCGCTGCACCGCGAGCTGCGCGAGGAGACCGGCCTGGTGCTGTCCACCGAACCGCCGCACGTGTGGCACCAGGTCGTGGTCCAGCCTGGGCACGCCAACGGCCACGACGGCGTGATCAACGACTACTTCCTGGTCCGAGCCGAGGCGTTCACCCCGCGCGGCGCGATGACCGACGCCGAGCTGGCCGACGAGCACATCTTCGGGTGGCGCTGGTGGTCGCCGGCGGAGCTCGGCGCGTACACCGGACCGGCGGTGTTCTCGCCGCGCGACATGGCCACCCTGCTGGCCGCGCTGCTGGCCGACGGCGTTCCGGCCGAGCCGGTGCCGCTGGGGCTGTGA
- a CDS encoding extracellular solute-binding protein: MAAQPPESPGKTVVEMWMNHWFLLPKLLDPIKEQALEFGRRHPEYEVRISGIDVRTMLEELGDAVAAGTGPQLVTIMYLWSQHARDMRLPSGAPAFQAIEEAIGGRSEILGEPVVVGDLVPNMARNQTIDGKLNAMPRNPSTTLMYANMTILREAGITEPPRTWQQIDAACEAVARLRGRRPSHAITWPNQGWFFEQAVAQHGGQYVDHDNGRTGRAEKIDLATPEMLSFVTWWQRLNRDGHFLYSGKQMDWLGCYDLFVKGEVAITLNSSVEAGPLVSDARDNGFEVVPVPFPYNEDVPFVGNSVAGDGIWLAAGLSDEVRDGALAFLQFLVAPQRAAAVHGDKRTFMPITESSLRLLEEQGWYVENPHERTAIDQLRRSADTPATRGAVFGRARAVQDVITEAMHDVLMSGADPVARFQQATAQAQQMLDEYNDTH, encoded by the coding sequence ATGGCAGCGCAGCCGCCCGAGTCGCCGGGCAAGACGGTCGTCGAGATGTGGATGAACCACTGGTTCCTGCTGCCCAAGCTCCTCGACCCCATCAAGGAGCAGGCGCTGGAGTTCGGCCGCCGGCACCCGGAGTACGAGGTGCGCATCAGCGGGATCGACGTGCGCACGATGCTGGAGGAACTCGGTGACGCCGTCGCGGCGGGCACCGGGCCGCAGCTGGTCACCATCATGTACCTGTGGAGCCAGCACGCGCGCGACATGCGCCTGCCGTCGGGGGCACCCGCGTTCCAGGCGATCGAGGAGGCGATCGGCGGGCGCTCCGAGATCCTCGGCGAGCCCGTGGTCGTCGGCGACCTGGTGCCGAACATGGCCCGCAACCAGACGATCGACGGCAAGCTGAACGCGATGCCGCGCAACCCGTCGACCACGCTGATGTACGCCAACATGACCATCCTGCGGGAGGCCGGCATCACCGAGCCGCCGCGCACCTGGCAGCAGATCGACGCGGCGTGCGAGGCCGTCGCGCGGCTGCGCGGGCGGCGCCCCTCCCACGCGATCACCTGGCCCAACCAGGGCTGGTTCTTCGAGCAGGCGGTGGCCCAGCACGGCGGCCAGTACGTCGACCACGACAACGGCCGCACCGGCCGGGCCGAGAAGATCGACCTGGCCACGCCGGAGATGCTGTCGTTCGTGACCTGGTGGCAGCGGCTGAACCGGGACGGGCACTTCCTCTACTCCGGCAAGCAGATGGACTGGCTGGGCTGCTACGACCTGTTCGTCAAGGGCGAGGTCGCGATCACGCTGAACTCGTCGGTCGAGGCCGGGCCGCTGGTGTCCGACGCCCGCGACAACGGCTTCGAGGTCGTCCCGGTGCCGTTCCCGTACAACGAGGACGTGCCGTTCGTGGGCAACTCGGTGGCCGGCGACGGGATCTGGCTGGCCGCGGGCCTGTCCGACGAGGTCCGCGACGGGGCGCTGGCGTTCCTCCAGTTCCTGGTGGCACCGCAGCGGGCCGCGGCGGTGCACGGCGACAAGCGCACCTTCATGCCCATCACCGAGTCCTCGTTGCGGCTGCTGGAGGAACAGGGCTGGTACGTGGAGAACCCGCACGAGCGGACCGCCATCGACCAGCTGCGCCGCAGCGCGGACACGCCCGCGACCCGGGGGGCGGTCTTCGGGCGGGCCCGCGCCGTCCAGGACGTGATCACCGAGGCGATGCACGACGTGCTGATGTCCGGTGCCGACCCGGTGGCGCGGTTCCAGCAGGCCACCGCGCAGGCCCAGCAGATGCTCGACGAGTACAACGACACCCACTGA
- a CDS encoding dihydrofolate reductase family protein, with the protein MGKVIWHTTLSLDGFIAGPGGRMEWVTGHSGVPPEVFDEIVAPLGAVLAGRRTYDEGISAVGGKVYNGAFDGPVFVLTHRPPADPGPGLEFVSGDIAEVMATVRAAAGGGDIALLGAQTARQCLAAGLVDEVFVHLVPALLGDGVRLFDSPGDDWIDLTAVSLRTAGDLAHLRYRVGPRRTPAGEYPAALQPR; encoded by the coding sequence ATGGGTAAAGTCATCTGGCACACCACGCTGTCGCTGGACGGCTTCATCGCCGGCCCAGGCGGCCGGATGGAGTGGGTCACCGGGCACTCGGGCGTCCCGCCGGAGGTGTTCGACGAGATCGTCGCCCCGCTCGGGGCCGTCCTGGCCGGGCGCCGGACCTACGACGAGGGCATCAGCGCGGTCGGCGGGAAGGTGTACAACGGCGCCTTCGACGGCCCGGTGTTCGTGCTGACCCACCGCCCGCCCGCCGACCCCGGCCCCGGGCTGGAGTTCGTGTCCGGGGACATCGCCGAGGTCATGGCGACCGTCCGCGCGGCGGCCGGTGGCGGCGACATCGCCCTGCTCGGGGCGCAGACCGCCCGGCAGTGCCTGGCCGCGGGCCTGGTCGACGAGGTGTTCGTGCACCTGGTGCCCGCCCTGCTCGGCGACGGCGTGCGGCTGTTCGACAGTCCGGGCGACGACTGGATCGACCTCACCGCGGTCAGCCTGCGCACCGCGGGCGACCTGGCGCACCTGCGCTACCGCGTCGGCCCGCGCCGGACGCCGGCAGGCGAATACCCTGCCGCGCTCCAGCCCCGGTGA
- a CDS encoding acyl-CoA dehydrogenase family protein, with amino-acid sequence MLEGGSPPGLLQPQLTTEQEEWLKRVADLEPLLAAHRDRSDNVREMSREVFEALRDAGLFRMWVSRAFGGGQASILTGVTVVEALARIDASVAWLVGTQAALSRLSDYLPEPVAHRLYRENTGLVIGATRPTGTAERVEGGYRLTGKWPLASGYAHARWLLCTAVVTSGGEPVVTPAGREARLLLVPREQTTAEDTWHTLGLRGTGSIDFRVDDVFVPDELSVGRTDVLRYPPERASQAYAIDYFTFVHYADAPVTLGIAQDALESFRPTVADRVPVGGTATLAESHTMQDRLARAEMLAYSARLLLWDAARQGDRYGATGGLPLTATVRLTAATVADKATAAVDTVVDLAGTSVIYRKNRLERCFRDVHTANKHISMAPAHFEMVGQYLVGGPMPWRR; translated from the coding sequence ATGCTTGAGGGAGGATCTCCGCCAGGGCTGCTCCAGCCGCAGCTCACCACCGAACAAGAGGAATGGCTCAAGCGCGTCGCGGATCTGGAGCCGCTGCTCGCGGCGCACCGCGACCGGTCCGACAACGTGCGGGAGATGTCGCGGGAGGTGTTCGAGGCGCTCCGTGACGCCGGTCTGTTCCGGATGTGGGTGTCGCGGGCGTTCGGCGGCGGCCAGGCCAGCATCCTGACCGGGGTCACCGTGGTCGAGGCGCTGGCGCGCATCGACGCCTCCGTGGCCTGGCTCGTCGGGACGCAGGCCGCGCTGTCCCGGCTCTCCGACTACCTGCCCGAGCCGGTGGCCCACCGGCTCTACCGCGAGAACACCGGCCTCGTGATCGGGGCGACCCGGCCCACCGGCACCGCCGAGCGGGTCGAGGGCGGCTACCGGCTCACCGGGAAGTGGCCGCTGGCCAGCGGCTACGCGCACGCGCGGTGGCTGCTGTGCACGGCCGTGGTCACCTCCGGCGGCGAGCCGGTCGTGACGCCCGCCGGGCGCGAGGCCCGGCTGCTGCTGGTGCCCCGGGAGCAGACGACCGCCGAGGACACCTGGCACACGCTCGGCCTGCGGGGCACGGGCAGCATCGACTTCCGCGTCGACGACGTCTTCGTCCCCGACGAGCTGAGCGTCGGGCGCACCGACGTCCTCAGGTATCCGCCGGAGCGGGCGTCCCAGGCGTACGCCATCGACTACTTCACCTTCGTGCACTATGCCGACGCGCCCGTCACGCTGGGCATCGCCCAGGACGCGCTGGAGAGCTTCCGCCCCACGGTCGCGGACCGGGTGCCCGTCGGCGGCACCGCGACCCTCGCCGAGAGCCACACGATGCAGGACCGGCTGGCCCGCGCCGAGATGCTGGCCTACTCGGCGCGCCTGCTGCTGTGGGACGCCGCCCGCCAGGGCGACCGGTACGGCGCCACCGGCGGCCTGCCGTTGACGGCGACCGTACGCCTGACCGCCGCCACGGTCGCCGACAAGGCCACCGCCGCGGTGGACACCGTCGTCGACCTGGCCGGCACCTCCGTCATCTACCGCAAGAACCGCCTGGAGCGCTGCTTCCGCGACGTGCACACGGCGAACAAGCACATCTCCATGGCCCCGGCGCACTTCGAGATGGTCGGCCAGTACCTGGTCGGCGGCCCGATGCCCTGGCGCCGGTAG